In Ammoniphilus sp. CFH 90114, the genomic window GCGAGTAAAAAGAAGGCAGAGATGAAAAGGGCTTTTAGTCCTGTGCGTCCTCCTTCAGCAATCCCAGTCGCGTTCTCAATGTAGGCATTCATGGCAGTCGACCCCATGGCAGCGCTGCTCATTGTTGCAATGGCATCCGCAGTAAGAGCACGGTTAAGGTGTTTAATCTTTCCGTCTTTGTCCATTAGACCTGCTTTCTTGCTGAGTCCAAGGAGAGTAGCTAAGTTGTCGAACAACTCAACAATGGTAAAGGAGAAGATGACAGAGATAATCCCATAGCTAATAGCCGCCATGACATCCATTTGCATAAAGGTCTCAGACAAGCTTGGGAGGGTAAAGGATACGATATCCCCTAGCCCGGTTGGTGTTTGAGCTGCTCCTACAATCATGGCTGCAACGGTAGTTAGGAGGATACTGATGACTAAGGCTCCTTTTACCTTTCGGGTGAGTAATACCGCAGCCAAGATGAACCCTGATAAAGCTAATAGTGGTCCGGCAGAAGTAATAGAGCCTAAGGCGACAAAAGTCGCATCACTCTGTACGATAATTCCTGCATTCTTTAAACCTATAAAAGCAATGAAAAGACCGATACCAACACCGATAGCTGACCGGAGTACTTCAGGCACTCCTTCAACCAGTTTCTTACGGATACCTGTAAGAGTCAAAATGAGAAAGACGACACCTGAGATAAAAACCGCACCTAACGCTGTCTGCCAGCTTAACCCTTGGCCAAGGACAACGGTATAGGTAAAGAAGGCATTGAGTCCCATACCGGGAGCTACGGCAATTGGCATGTTCGCCCATAAAGCAAAAAGAACGGTTCCAATCACGCTGGCCCAGATCGTAGCAGCTATAGCCGCTTCCTTCGGAATACCAGCATCAGCAAGTATTGCTGGATTAACGAAGATGATGTAACTCATCGTCATAAAAGTGGTGATGGCAGCGATAAATTCGGTTCGAATGTTGGTTCCGCGCTCCGTTAATTTGAAAAAACGATCAAGCTTAGATAAGTTCTCTGATGGGAGGTTCTTGCCGGCTTGTTCCAATTGTGGATCAACGGACATCTGTCCATTCCCCTTTCCCTTTTAGAATTGGCCCATGACACTCTCAAGATTGTTTCCCCCAGTAATTGTCTGCGTGCTTTCCATCACCTCCTGTAGGCATGAAAAATCCTGGCGAGAAGAAAACATACCACGTCTGGCATGTCTTCCTCGTAGCCAGGAAATTTACGGTTTCCCTGTAGAGACCCACAGCCCATATTGCCGTGGTTATACGAGTTGAGGGCAAAATACCCACCCTCTGTTAGCATTTTATAGGGGCTGGAATATAATGTCAAGAATATTTTTATTATTTTTAATCATTAGTTTTTAATAACCGAAGTCTAGCTAAATCTAAAACTTACCTTATTATGGGTAACTCTATGTTAGTATGTTGACTTTATTGAAGGTTATGTATATTATGAAAATAACAATTTACAAACTGAATATTGCTGTGGCGAATGAACATTATGGGAGAGACTGAACTTTAAGGTTTCAGCACCGAAGGAGCAAGTCCCAAAAATCCTTGGGGTTAAACTCTCAGGTAGAGGTACCATAGTGGGACGCACCTCTGGAGAGAGTCTATTGTAAGGCCACCCAAGGGGAAGAATCTCTTGATTATCCAGTCAAGAGATGAAAGCTCTCAGGTAAAAGGACAGAGGAAGGGTAGAGCGGGTGGCTCTACCTTTCCTCTGTCCTTTTTTCTAGTCCTGTCAAACACAGTACAAGGAAAAGGTAATCTGTTTTTTCATCATCTCGATGGGGGGATTTCTAGAATGGAGCAAGTAAAGGAAATAGAGACGATTTGTAGCTTTTGCGGAACGGGATGCGGCCTTACGGTCCAAGTAGAAGAAGGCCTCATCTCTAAGGTGAAAGGAAATCCTGACAATCCTTCT contains:
- a CDS encoding NCS2 family permease: MSVDPQLEQAGKNLPSENLSKLDRFFKLTERGTNIRTEFIAAITTFMTMSYIIFVNPAILADAGIPKEAAIAATIWASVIGTVLFALWANMPIAVAPGMGLNAFFTYTVVLGQGLSWQTALGAVFISGVVFLILTLTGIRKKLVEGVPEVLRSAIGVGIGLFIAFIGLKNAGIIVQSDATFVALGSITSAGPLLALSGFILAAVLLTRKVKGALVISILLTTVAAMIVGAAQTPTGLGDIVSFTLPSLSETFMQMDVMAAISYGIISVIFSFTIVELFDNLATLLGLSKKAGLMDKDGKIKHLNRALTADAIATMSSAAMGSTAMNAYIENATGIAEGGRTGLKALFISAFFLLALFFTPLVMLIPGFATAPVLVLVGALMLNEIAHIRFDDFTDVVPAFLTIIMMPLTFSIAEGLAFGFISYTLLKVFTGRAKEVQWIVYCISAAFIINFMFHG